In Alkalihalobacillus sp. AL-G, the genomic stretch AATATAAGTTTGTTGCAACCTTTGAACCGACTAACCAAACAGATAATTTATCAATTGTGTCCGCCCAGTTGAAAAAGCCTGTAAGCATTGATACTTTTAAAGTAGAAATTAAGTTAGAAAAGTAAAGGTTTTCCTATATATGAGTAAATATTTTTTTGATTTATCACTATTAGTTATTCCAGAAAAGGGCGCGATTGTGGAATAAAACTTAGATTTTTAAAAGACTTTATTGTTACATCTACGAAGTGTTATTCAGCAATTGCACCAAAAATTAAACAACTTTATTTTGTAAACCGTTCAAAGATGTGAACGGTGTAATCGTATTTGCGGCTTCAAAATTAAATAACTTTATTGTAATTAAACAATAAAAATGACACCAACTGAGTTTGAAAATAGAATGGTAAAAAAAGAGTTAGATCCTAGCAAATCAGTAATTGCATTATAACCACTAATAATATAAAAACACAGCTATTTACTGCAAGTGCTTACTATATGGCATGGCGAAAAATTTTACCGCAGAAAACCTAATGAAACATAAATTAAATATAATATGGAAACTTATAAGTGGAGGGAACGACAACATTTTTTTGTCATCTAAGACAACAGAATTTGTCATTAAACATTGTGAGTTAAATACGGTGTCCACTTGCTTAAAAAATTAGTTTACATAATAATAATTATACGCACCAATTTTAAAACAAAGAAAAATCGTCTCAAAACCAAGTAAACTATGGATAATGAGACGATAATGAAAAAATCACTTTATTTCTTTTTTTCTTCCTCTATAGCCGGTAACCAAAATTCTACGAGTTCTTCTTCATGGATGAAGTTTTCAATGTCCGCGGCTTTTTTGCCATCGACCATGTGTGCGTATCCAAGAATTTCACCGTCGTTTTTATTTATAGCGATGTCAAGATCATTCAAGATACCCTTTAAATAACGCATTGCTGTTTTCATTCTTTCACTTGGTTGTTTCCATTGATCAACATGTGCTTGTGGCCATTCGCCTTTTGGTAGGTCGAGGTGTTCGTATCGTTCCTTTTCTTCCATATGAATTACAATTGTTAGATTCTTAATATTTTCGAAATCCTTTTCAATCGCTTCACCTTCAACATCGATATACCAAATAGAACCTCTTAAAATGTGTGAACCCATTGCTCGATAGTACATTTCGTCATCGTATTGTTCTGGTACCGGCGCATGCAACATCTCATTATTGATCCGGATCAACTTTTTTGCACTGTTGGTTTCATGATCAGGAACAGTTCCGACGTCGGTTACATCTTTCCAGTTTTTGTCCAACCCGGCATCGTTTGTAGGTTGGTCGTCAGAAGCTGCATTAGTTGGAGTATCATTACTTGGGTTATTGTTACCATCGTCATTCTTAGAAATATCAGGCGCCACTGCAGATTGATCGGGATTCGAACCAATCCCTTCATTCAACAATACTGCACCAAGTCCGAACAATAAAATCACAGTTGCAGTACTATAGAATATCCTTTTCAAGAATTGATTACTTGCTGGATTCTTTGTTGTTAATGAGTGTAGCACTTTTTGCTTTTCGTTATTTAAAAAACGGATTTCTCCATAAATGTCCTGATCTAAATCCTTTTTGAGTTTGTTAAATTCTTTTTCACTCATGTTCAATACCTCTCCTTTCAAATTCCTTTTTCAACTGTTCCTTTCCTCTACTTAATCTTGTTTTGACTGTATTTTCGTTCAACTGCGTTATTTCGCTGATTTCTTTGATTTTCAAACCTTCATAGTAGAACATATAAATAATGGTTCTATATTTTGGATTTAATGACATCAATGATTGGGTCACACTTGATCGTCTGTCCTTGTCAATTAGTTTTAGCTCAGGGTTTTTTTCATTTGACTTAATTGCAAACTTCTTCATTGGTAGTAACCGCTTAAAAGCACTGCTTTTCAACACGTCTTTCGATTTGTTGATTGTAATCCTGAAAATCCAAGTTTTATAGCTCGATCTTTCTTCAAATTGATGGAGGTTATAATAGCAAGAAATAAAAACATCTTGTGCAATATCTTCTGCAGTGCTTAGGTCTTTGACATATGTAAAAGCTAGTTTTTTTACCATATCACCATATGAATCCATCAATTCAATAAGCGTTTCTTCTTTGGATATCATGTTATTCAATGGTAGTTCTTCAATCTTAGGCATTTATAAATCACAACCTTCTTGTGGACATACTTCATTTAAACCACTTCCTTTAAATTTGATGTAACTTAGACGAGGGACTTTTAAAAAGGTTTCAACATTTTCTGCTCTATTTAAATAAAGGAAATAGCACCTAAAGGGTTAAAAAATTCAGCTATACTCTCGAAGTATATGGTTATCGAGTTTTAGGGGAATTATATGAAAGACCATTATCGTAATAAAATGAAGGAAATATGGAGAGCAAGCATCTCGAAGAAGAAAACAAAAGATGGCGTGAACACTACGAGGCAGGCTCACATCTCTATAGAAAAAACCAACCAAGTACTAATAAAGACAGAGCACATTTGTCTCTTACCCATAAGACAAAGCTCTGTCTTTATAGTTATACTCGAATCTACTTTTGTTGAAACCATTTTATCAGTGCTTGGGTCC encodes the following:
- a CDS encoding sigma-70 family RNA polymerase sigma factor, encoding MPKIEELPLNNMISKEETLIELMDSYGDMVKKLAFTYVKDLSTAEDIAQDVFISCYYNLHQFEERSSYKTWIFRITINKSKDVLKSSAFKRLLPMKKFAIKSNEKNPELKLIDKDRRSSVTQSLMSLNPKYRTIIYMFYYEGLKIKEISEITQLNENTVKTRLSRGKEQLKKEFERRGIEHE